In Paralichthys olivaceus isolate ysfri-2021 chromosome 13, ASM2471397v2, whole genome shotgun sequence, the following are encoded in one genomic region:
- the tbx20 gene encoding T-box transcription factor TBX20 isoform X1, with product MEYTSSPKPQLSSRANAFSIAALMSSGKPSKDKETEESTIKPLEQFVEKSSCNQALADLSSLDGHGGDFSGSAPSVCTEPLIPTNPGIPSEEMAKISCSLETKELWDKFHELGTEMIITKSGRRMFPTIRVSFSGVDQDSKYIVLMDIVPVDNKRYRYAYHRSSWLVAGKADPPLPARLYVHPDSPFTGEQLMKQMVSFEKVKLTNNELDQHGHIILNSMHKYQPRVHIIKKKDHTASLLNLKSEEFRTFVFVETVFTAVTAYQNQLITKLKIDSNPFAKGFRDSSRLTDMESRESVENLIHKHSYARSPIRTYTGDEENLGEDGHSAHARGSAFTASDNLSLSSWVTTTSGFSGFQHPQSLSAMSTGAASLPHPIQGSLPPYSRLGMPLTPSALAGTMQGSGPSFPSFHMPRYHHYFQQGPYAAIQGLRHSSTVMTPFV from the exons ATGGAGTACACGTCATCCCCGAAACCGCAGCTGTCATCCCGGGCAAATGCTTTTTCCATAGCGGCCCTGATGTCCAGCGGGAAGCCCAGCAAGGAcaaagagacggaggagagcACCATCAAGCCTCTCG aACAGTTCGTGGAGAAGTCCTCGTGTAACCAGGCTCTGGCTGACCTGTCCTCCCTGGACGGGCACGGCGGCGACTTCAGCGGGAGCGCGCCCTCGGTGTGCACGGAGCCCCTCATCCCCACCAATCCCGGCATCCCCAGCGAGGAGATGGCCAAGATCTCGTGCAGCCTGGAGACCAAAGAGCTGTGGGACAAATTCCACGAGCTGGGAACCGAGATGATCATCACCAAGTCTGGAAG GAGGATGTTCCCCACCATCCGGGTCTCTTTCTCCGGGGTGGACCAGGACTCGAAGTACATCGTGTTGATGGACATCGTCCCGGTGGACAACAAGCGGTACCGGTACGCTTACCACCGCTCCTCCTGGCTGGTGGCCGGCAAGGCGGACCCTCCTCTGCCCGCCAG GTTGTACGTGCACCCGGACTCTCCGTTCACCGGGGAGCAGCTGATGAAGCAGATGGTCTCCTTCGAGAAGGTGAAGCTGACGAACAACGAGCTGGACCAACACGGACAC ATCATCCTGAACTCCATGCACAAGTACCAACCACGAGTCCACATCATCAAGAAGAAAGACCACACCGCCTCACTGCTCAACCTCAAGTCTGAGGAGTTCCGCACCTTCGTCTTCGTGGAAACCGTCTTCACGGCCGTCACAGCCTATCAGAACCAGCTG ATAACCAAACTGAAGATCGACAGCAACCCGTTCGCCAAAGGATTCCGGGACTCGTCGCGGCTGACGGACATGGAGAG CAGGGAAAGTGTTGAGAACCTGATCCACAAGCACTCGTACGCCCGGTCGCCGATCCGAACCTACACTGGCGACGAGGAGAACCTGGGCGAGGACGGACACTCCGCACACGCCAGAG GTTCAGCGTTCACCGCCTCAGACAAcctctctctcagctcctgGGTCACCACCACATCGGGCTTCTCTGGCTTCCAGCACCCACAGTCCCTGTCGGCGATGAGCACTGGCGCCGCCTCCCTGCCCCACCCCATCCAGGGCTCCCTTCCCCCCTACAGCCGGCTGGGCATGCCGCTGACGCCCAGCGCTCTGGCTGGCACCATGCAGGGCAGCGGGCCGTCCTTCCCATCCTTCCACATGCCCCGCTACCACCACTACTTCCAGCAGGGGCCCTACGCCGCCATCCAGGGACTGCGCCATTCCTCCACGGTCATGACGCCCTTCGTATGA
- the tbx20 gene encoding T-box transcription factor TBX20 isoform X2: protein MEYTSSPKPQLSSRANAFSIAALMSSGKPSKDKETEESTIKPLEQFVEKSSCNQALADLSSLDGHGGDFSGSAPSVCTEPLIPTNPGIPSEEMAKISCSLETKELWDKFHELGTEMIITKSGRRMFPTIRVSFSGVDQDSKYIVLMDIVPVDNKRYRYAYHRSSWLVAGKADPPLPARLYVHPDSPFTGEQLMKQMVSFEKVKLTNNELDQHGHIILNSMHKYQPRVHIIKKKDHTASLLNLKSEEFRTFVFVETVFTAVTAYQNQLITKLKIDSNPFAKGFRDSSRLTDMERESVENLIHKHSYARSPIRTYTGDEENLGEDGHSAHARGSAFTASDNLSLSSWVTTTSGFSGFQHPQSLSAMSTGAASLPHPIQGSLPPYSRLGMPLTPSALAGTMQGSGPSFPSFHMPRYHHYFQQGPYAAIQGLRHSSTVMTPFV from the exons ATGGAGTACACGTCATCCCCGAAACCGCAGCTGTCATCCCGGGCAAATGCTTTTTCCATAGCGGCCCTGATGTCCAGCGGGAAGCCCAGCAAGGAcaaagagacggaggagagcACCATCAAGCCTCTCG aACAGTTCGTGGAGAAGTCCTCGTGTAACCAGGCTCTGGCTGACCTGTCCTCCCTGGACGGGCACGGCGGCGACTTCAGCGGGAGCGCGCCCTCGGTGTGCACGGAGCCCCTCATCCCCACCAATCCCGGCATCCCCAGCGAGGAGATGGCCAAGATCTCGTGCAGCCTGGAGACCAAAGAGCTGTGGGACAAATTCCACGAGCTGGGAACCGAGATGATCATCACCAAGTCTGGAAG GAGGATGTTCCCCACCATCCGGGTCTCTTTCTCCGGGGTGGACCAGGACTCGAAGTACATCGTGTTGATGGACATCGTCCCGGTGGACAACAAGCGGTACCGGTACGCTTACCACCGCTCCTCCTGGCTGGTGGCCGGCAAGGCGGACCCTCCTCTGCCCGCCAG GTTGTACGTGCACCCGGACTCTCCGTTCACCGGGGAGCAGCTGATGAAGCAGATGGTCTCCTTCGAGAAGGTGAAGCTGACGAACAACGAGCTGGACCAACACGGACAC ATCATCCTGAACTCCATGCACAAGTACCAACCACGAGTCCACATCATCAAGAAGAAAGACCACACCGCCTCACTGCTCAACCTCAAGTCTGAGGAGTTCCGCACCTTCGTCTTCGTGGAAACCGTCTTCACGGCCGTCACAGCCTATCAGAACCAGCTG ATAACCAAACTGAAGATCGACAGCAACCCGTTCGCCAAAGGATTCCGGGACTCGTCGCGGCTGACGGACATGGAGAG GGAAAGTGTTGAGAACCTGATCCACAAGCACTCGTACGCCCGGTCGCCGATCCGAACCTACACTGGCGACGAGGAGAACCTGGGCGAGGACGGACACTCCGCACACGCCAGAG GTTCAGCGTTCACCGCCTCAGACAAcctctctctcagctcctgGGTCACCACCACATCGGGCTTCTCTGGCTTCCAGCACCCACAGTCCCTGTCGGCGATGAGCACTGGCGCCGCCTCCCTGCCCCACCCCATCCAGGGCTCCCTTCCCCCCTACAGCCGGCTGGGCATGCCGCTGACGCCCAGCGCTCTGGCTGGCACCATGCAGGGCAGCGGGCCGTCCTTCCCATCCTTCCACATGCCCCGCTACCACCACTACTTCCAGCAGGGGCCCTACGCCGCCATCCAGGGACTGCGCCATTCCTCCACGGTCATGACGCCCTTCGTATGA